GGCAAGACGCTGCTGAACGACCCGAAGGTGCGCGCGGCGTATCTGGGCGAGTAGGTCGGCGAGTCAGCGGGGGAGTGAGCCGGGAGGCTCCTCCTCAAGGTTCCCCGGGCCGGTCCCGGGGCACCATCGCCAGATACTCGTCGATCCGGCCGCCGGCCAGCGGCTTGACCATCACGCGCAGCTCGTTGACGCGCTGCCCCATCGTGAGCCCGTCGCGGCGGCGGACCTCGGTGAAGCCCTGGCGCTCCCAGAAGCGCTCCGCGCGCTGGTTGCCGACCACCACGCCCAGCCGCACCCACAGGGCGCCGTTGCGCTGCATCCAGCGCTCCAGCTCCGCATAGATCTCGCGCGCGGCCGGTGAGCCGTGGAGCTCCGTGGCGACGATGAACAGGCCCACCAGCCAGACCCGGGGCGCCATCAGGTCCGAGACCAGCGAGGCCATCGCGACCAGTTCGCCCTCGTCGTCGGCGTAGCCCAGCAGGCGTTTGGCGCTGAAGCTCCAGCCTTCGGGCGGCAGGTCGCGGATCTCTTCGCGGGCCTCGTCGGGACGGGGCGGGGTGCCGTTCACCTGCTCGAAGTACAGCGGATTCCGTTCGTAGAACCGTTGGAGCAGATCCTCATCGCTGGCCTGGAGTTCGACGACACGGACATTGGGCAGCAAGGGGGAGGACGGGAGAGGGGTCGGCATCGGCGGGGTCCACGCGCCGGCGCGTCGAGGCGCCGGCCATCGGAAAGATCACCGAGCGTACCAAACGGAGCGGCAGGCGAAACCCCGCGTCTGACTTCCCCCGAAGGTGGGGGGACGGGTCTTGCCACCCCGTGATCACCCCGTGACCAGGCCGCCTTCCCAGGCGACCCGGCCACCGGGTGTTGCCAGCCGTTACTGGCGGATGAAGGCCAGCAGGTCGGCGTTGACGCGATCCTTGTGGGTGTCGGTCAGGCCGTGCGGCGCGCCCGCGTAGACCTTCAGCACCGAGCCCTTGATCAGCTTGGCCGAGGCGCGGCCCGCGGCGTCGATGGGCACGATCTGGTCGTCGTCGCCGTGGATGATCAGCGTGGGCTTGTCGAACTTCTTCAGGTCCTCGGTGAAGTCGGTCTCGGAGAACGCCTTGATCGAGTCATAGGTGTTCTTGTGGCCGCCTTGCATGCCCTGGAACCACCAGTTGTCGATCAGGCCTTGCGAGACCTTGGCGCCCGGGCGGTTGAAGCCGTAGAACGGGCCGGCGGGGATGTCCTTGTAGAGCTGCGAGCGGTTGTCGAGCTGCGCCTTGCGGATGCCGTCGAAGACAGCGATGGGCAGGCCGCCGGGGTTCTTCTCGGACTTGACCATGAGGGGCGGGACGGCGGAGATGAGCACCGCCTTGGCGACGCGCGAGGTGCCGTGGCGGCCGATGTAGCGGGCGACTTCGCCGCCGCCGGTGGAGAAGCCGACCAGCACGGCGTTCTTCAGGTTCAGCGTCTCGATGACGGTGGACAGGTCGTCGGCATAGTGGTCCATGTCGTTGCCGTCCCACGGCTGGCTGGAGCGGCCGTGGCCGCGTCGGTCATGGGCGATGACGCGGTAGCCCTGGTCGGCCAGGAAGATCATCTGCGATTCCCAGCTGTCCGAGTTCAGCGGCCAGCCGTGGCTGAACACGATGGGCTGGCCGTTCTTCGGGCCCCAGTCCTTGTAATAGAGCTGCACGCCGTCCTTGGTCGTGATGTAGGAACCCGACGGCTGCGCGCTGACGATGGGCGCCGGCGAGGACTTGGCGTCGGCGGCGAAGGCCGGTGTGGCGACTGCGCCGGTAATGGCGACGGCCAGCGTCGACAGGACCAGCAGTTGACGACGCGATTGGCGGGCGAGGGTGGCGATGGCGTTCATGGTGGGCTCCTTCTTGGGTGGTGAGAGGGGGTGGTGAGAGGGTGGTGGAAAGGCGGGTTGGTGCTGCGGGAAGAGGTGTCAGGTATTTGACTTGCTTGCTAATGGTTTGTGTGCGAAGTAATTGATGCGGTAAAGCGATGGTCTTGTTCGTCGGGTGGGCGTTCAGGCGGCCTTGCGGGCCATCCGTCCGCGCAGCACGAGCAGGCGGTCGCGGAGTTCCATCAGCTCGGAGAGGTCCGAATCCGAGGCGTCGACGATGCACTGCGGCAGATGCGTGGAGCGCTTGCGCAGCGCGCGGCCGGCGGTGGTCAGCGTGATCAGCACCTGACGCTCGTCCTGCGGCGAGCGGTCCCGGCTGACCAGGCCCGCGGCCTCCAGCCGCTTCAGCAGCGGGGTCACGGTGGGGGAGTCGAGGAACACACGTTCCGCGATCTCGCCGACCGTCAGGCCGTCGCGTTCCCACAGGACCAGCATCACGAGGTACTGGGGGTAGGTCAGATCGAGGTCCTTGAGCAGTTCGCGGTAGACCTTGTTCATGCCCAGCATCGTCGAGTACAGCGCGAAGCAGAGCTGTTGATCGATCTCCAGCGGCGGGCAGACGGCGTCGGCGCCGGTCTGCTTCTGCTGCTTGGGGGTGGTGTTGCGTGCCATGGGGTGAACTTTAATTAGTGTGCGAATGAATTGCAAGCGAAATTTTTCAACCCAGCACGCGATGCGGCCGCCCCCTCACTCCGGTTTCTTCGTACAGAAGAACTCCCACACCGACTTCGGCTTGCCGTAACGGTTCAGCGTGCGCTTGTCGAGGTGCTCGATGTCGAAGCACGCGGCGAGCACGTCCTCGATCTTCTCGCGGGTGAAAAACTGCTTGGCGACACCGTCGACGACCGTCAAGGCCCATGACGATGCGTCGTCCGGCGCGCCGTAGTGCCAGTCGTCCTCGGCGTTGACGCAGCCGATCAGGCGGCCGCCCGGGGCCAGCACGCGGGCGATCTCGCACAGCGCGCGGCAGGTGTCGTCACGGTCGAAGTAGTGCAGCGAGAGCTGCGCCACCGCCAGGTCGAAGCCGCCGTCCGGCAGCATCGGCATCGTGCGCACATCGGCCAGCACGTGCCGCGCCCGCGGCGACTGCTGCCGGCAGCGCGCGAGCGCCTCGGCGGAGATGTCGATGCCGGTGACCTCGACGCCCAGTTCGAGCAGCGCGGCCGTCTCCCAGCCGTCGCCGCAGCCGATGTCCAGCGCGCGGCGCACGCCCGGCAGGCGGTGCTGCCAGCCGCTGAGCCAGGCTTCATCCTGACTCAGCGGCTGCGCGGCGTAGCGGCGGTCCCAGACGTCCGATGGCGACTGAGCGTCAGCCGGAGGCGCCGGGGCCCCTTTCCGCTCAATCGCCTCCTCACGCTCGGCATTCGCTCCAAGGGGCCCCGGCGCCGCCGGCTGCGAGGCACCGAGCCCGTCGCCCGGCGGCGCAGCGAGCGGTTCGTCGTCCGGGTGAGGAGGAAGGGCGGTCGGCTCGGCACTCATGCGCTACAGCCTACCGCGTGCCGATGATCGTCGCCGTGCGCCGCCCCACCTTCGCCCGATACAGGCGACACGGCGACGCTCTGCAACGAACAGCGGCCCCGAGGGGCCGCTGTCGTTCCTGCGCTCAGGATGCCTGCGATCAGAACTCCTTCGTCAGACTTACGTAGACCGTGCGGCGCTGCCCGTACTGCGGCGCGCCGACGCCGATGCCCGAACCGTCGCGCAGCTGGTAGCCCTTGTCGAAGAGGTTGAGCACCGACAGCCGCGCCTCCACCGGACCGCCGCCGCCGAGGTCGAACTTCTTGCTCACGTCCGCGTTGACGCTGGTGTACGAGGGCAGGTGCGTGGTGTTGGCGAAACCGTTGCGCAGGCCGCTGCCGAACAGCGCGCTCGCGCCGACCGCGTAGCCGTCGTCCAGGCGCACGTTGACGCCGGCGGAGGCGCTCAGCTTCTGCTCGTGGTCCAGGTGCACCCAGTGGTTGGCGATGAAGTCCAGCTCATCCTGTTCGAAGTTGAACTGGCCCGTCTCCACCTGTTGCGCGCGGGCGTGAGTGGTGCCGAGGTTGGCGTACGCGGACCAGCTCTTCTCCTTGTAGCTCGCCGACAGGTCGACGCCGTAGATGCGGCCCTTCGCGTAGTTGAAGGCCGAATAGATCAGCGCGTTGCCGAACTGGCCCTCGTCCTGCAGGTGCTGCACCGCGCGGTAGTAGCCGTCGATGCCCAGCGTCAGCTTGGACGTGACCTGCCAGGCGGCGCCGGCGTCGTAGTAGTTCGAGCGCTCCGAGCGCACCGCCGTGTTGGCATCCGTCGGCAGCGCATTGGTCGTGCCGGCGAAGGCGGCGACCGAGGTGGTGTCGATCTTCTCGGTCGGCGGCGGCGTGAAGTAGCGCGCGTAGCCGGCATGCAGGCGCACCGTCGGCGCCGCGTCCCAGACGAGGCCGATGCGCGGGCTCAGCTGGTGTTCCTTCGTGACCGTGTCGACCTCGTCGTAGCGCGCGCCGTAGTTCAGCGTCAGCGTGCGGTCCAGCTTCCACTCGTCCTGCAGGTAGGCGCCCCACAGATGGCCGCTCAGCCGGCCGCTGTCGGCGATGCTGACGGGCGTGGTGCCGGTCTGGTTGCCGTCCTCGTCGGCCGGGAAGACCAGCGCGTCGTTGACGGTGCTGGCGTGCTCGCGCTGCGCGAAGAGCCCGGAGCGGATCGTGTGCGCGCTGTCGAGTCGCCAGCTGGCGTCGGCCTGCACGCCGTTGGCCTCGTTGCGGCGCAGGATGTCGGCAGCGACGCCGAGGTACTGCAGATCGCCGGTCTGGTCCGGCGTGTAGTGGACGTCGGTGAAGCGGTGGAACAGCGAGACCTGATAGTCGATGCTGCTGCCGATCACGCTCTGGTAGCTGACGACGGCGAAGCGGTTGCGTTCGCGCTGGTGCGCGTCCAGCGTGCTCGAGTCCTTGTCCGGCGTGTTGGCGAGCGTGAAGGCGGTCGACTGCCCCGGCGAGTTGGGAATCTGGAAGCGGTTGTCGGTCACGCCGGCCATCGCGGTGATGCGGCTGTCGTCGTCGAGCAGGTAGGACACCAGGCCGAAGCCCTTGCCCTGGTGCGTGCGGTCATGCAGCGCGTCGCGCGAGGCCGTCGGGTTCTCGATGCCCAGGTCGTTGCCGAGGAAGGAGCCGCTGAACTCGTAGCTCAGCCGGCCCTGCGTGCCGTGCATCGACAGGTCGAGCTCGCGCGAGCGCTGCGTGCCCAGCGTGATCCCGGCGCTGCCGGCGAAGGGCTTGTCATCGTCGCCGACGCCCTTGGTCGTGATGTCCACGATGCCGGCGGTCCGGTAGCCGTATTGCGCGGGCAGCGCGCCGGTCAGCAGGCTGATGCTGTCGGCGAAGCGCGTCTCCAGCGTCTGGCCGAAGCCGCTGATGGCCTCGGGGATGACGACGCCGTTGATGCGGTACTGCAGGTTGGCGTGGTCGCCGCGCACGTGCAGGCCGCCGTAGGAGTCCTGCACGACGCCGGGCGTCTGCAGCAGCACCTGGTTCAGCGGTGTGTCGTCGCCCTGCGGCAGGCGGGCGATGTCGGTCCTGTCGAACTTGTAGATCGTGCTGCCGGTGTCGGGGGACAGGCCGTTGCGCGCCGCGTCGAGGCGGCTGCGCGCGCCCTGGACCTGGACGGTCGGCAGCGGCGTGCCGCCGGCGGCGGTGGGCGCTTCAACCGTGCTGGCCGTGGTGGCGGCTGCGGAGGAGGCGGTGTCGTCGGCGCGTGCCGGCAGCGCGTGCAGCAGCGGATAGGCGAGCGAGAGGGACAGCGCGAGCGCGCGCAGAGGAGGGTGGGTCATGGTGGGACTCTGGAAATCTGAAATCGGTCGAGCGCAGGCCAGCCATCGAGCCCCGGCCGACTGAGGCTTCAACGAGGCGTTGGAAGCGTTCAGGCGAGGGCGGGCGGCGCTGCGGTCAGGAGGTCGAGGTCAGATCGCCAGCGGCGGGCCGCGGCTGCGCGGCGGCGGCGCGGGCATCGAGCGCGCGACGCGCTCGGCGGCGGCCGCCTGGACGTGCACGGCCTCGGCCAGTGCGAGGACCGGCGCTTCGGCGCGGGCCGAGGCGGCCAGATCGTCGAAGGCCAGACACACCTCGCACAGCTGATCGGCGGACAGGTCGTCCGGATCGGCGTGGGCGACGTCGTCGCGCCCGGCCTGGACCGTGGCGGTCGCGGGCGCGTGCCCCCGCGCACCGGTCAGATGACCGATGCCATGCCACATCGCGCCCTGCTGCGCGAGCAGCATGAACAGCGGGAGCAGCAAGTGCAGGAGGTGCTTGCGCATGGCGCGGAATTATGAAGGCCGCAAGGCGTCCGGCCGAACGTCAGGCTGTCGCGAAGCTGTCGTCAGGAGGTGGGCGTTCTGCGGGCGATCCAAGGCGCCGCCGAGGCCGCGCCCCAAGGCCGCTGCCACTCAGACGCGGATTCCCGCCAATCGCCGCATCCGACGCACGCGCGCCACGGGACTCGACACACTGGGGCCTCATCGCCCGACCTTGGAGTGTTCCCATGAAGATCCCCGTCGCCGCCTGGTTTCGCGAGAACCGCAGCTTCCTGCTGTTCCTCGTCGGCTTCCTGTTCTTCCGCACCGCGATCGCGGACTGGAACCCGGTCCCCAGCGGATCGATGCGGCCGACGATCCTCGAAGGCGACGTCGTCTTCGTCGATCGCGTCGCCTACGACTGGAAGCTGCCCTTGACCGACCTCTCGCTGCGCCGCGTCGGCGAGCCGCAGCGGGGCGACGTCGTCACCTTCGGCTCGCCGCGCGACGGCACGCGGCTGATCAAGCGCATCGTCGCGGTGCCTGGCGACACCGTGGAGCTGCGCGCCGACCGGCTGATCCTCAACGGCCAACCGGCGGACTACGCGCCGGTGGAGGAGGTGGCGGAGGCGATCGCGCCCGGCGTCGAGGTCCGCGGCGTGCGCGCCGTCGAGGCGTGGGGCGGCCAGCGCCGCATCGTGCAGTTCCTGCCCGAGATCCGCGCGCGGCGGGACTTCGGTCCCGTCGTCGTGCCGGCCGACCGGTTCTTCATGATGGGCGACAACCGCGACAACAGCGAGGACTCGCGCTTCATCGGCCTCGTGCCGCGGCGGCTGATCATCGGGCAGGCGCATCGCGTGCTCGTCTCGGCCGACATCACCGGGCACTGGGCGCCGCGCTGGGACCGGTTCGCGGCGCCGTTGCGGTGAGCGCGCACTGCAGGGCGGGCGGGCACCGCACCCCGCACGGATCGCATTGACCCGTCCCCCGCAAGGTCTCTCGCGGCCCGCAGAGAATGGTCCGTCCATCGCGCCGCCATCACGGCCTTCACAACATCCAGACGGAACCTTCATGACGGACCTCTCCAGCTTCCCCATCACCAAGAAGTGGCCAGCGCAGCACCCCGAGCGCCTGCAGCTCTACTCGCTGCCGACGCCCAACGGCGTGAAGGTGTCGATCGCGCTGGAGGAACTGGGTCTGGCCTACGAGCCGCACCTGGTCAGCTTCCAGACCGACGACCAGCTCACGCCCGAGTTCCTGTCGCTGAACCCGAACAACAAGATCCCCGCGATCATCGATCCCGACGGCCCCGGCGGCGAGCCGCTGCCGCTGTTCGAGTCCGGCGCCATCCTGGTCTACCTCGCCGAGAAGACCGGCAAGCTCATCCCGCAAGACCCGGCACGCCGCTACGAGACGCTGCAGTGGGTGATGTTCCAGATGGGCGGCATCGGGCCGATGTTCGGCCAGGTCGGCTTCTTCCACAAATTCGCCGGCAAGGACTTCGAGGACAAGCGTCCGCGCGATCGGTATCTCAACGAATCCAAGCGGCTGCTGGGCGTGCTCGAGCAGCGCCTGACCGGACGCGGCTGGATCATGGGCGACGAGTACACCATCGCCGACATCGCCATCTGGCCGTGGGTCAACAACCTGGTCGGCTTCTACGGCGCGGGCGACCTGGTCGGCTTCAACGAGTTCAAGAACGTCCAGCGCGTGCTGGAAGCGTTCCTGGCGCGCGAC
This genomic stretch from Mitsuaria sp. 7 harbors:
- a CDS encoding GNAT family N-acetyltransferase, giving the protein MPTPLPSSPLLPNVRVVELQASDEDLLQRFYERNPLYFEQVNGTPPRPDEAREEIRDLPPEGWSFSAKRLLGYADDEGELVAMASLVSDLMAPRVWLVGLFIVATELHGSPAAREIYAELERWMQRNGALWVRLGVVVGNQRAERFWERQGFTEVRRRDGLTMGQRVNELRVMVKPLAGGRIDEYLAMVPRDRPGEP
- a CDS encoding DUF2946 family protein, giving the protein MRKHLLHLLLPLFMLLAQQGAMWHGIGHLTGARGHAPATATVQAGRDDVAHADPDDLSADQLCEVCLAFDDLAASARAEAPVLALAEAVHVQAAAAERVARSMPAPPPRSRGPPLAI
- the lepB gene encoding signal peptidase I; this translates as MKIPVAAWFRENRSFLLFLVGFLFFRTAIADWNPVPSGSMRPTILEGDVVFVDRVAYDWKLPLTDLSLRRVGEPQRGDVVTFGSPRDGTRLIKRIVAVPGDTVELRADRLILNGQPADYAPVEEVAEAIAPGVEVRGVRAVEAWGGQRRIVQFLPEIRARRDFGPVVVPADRFFMMGDNRDNSEDSRFIGLVPRRLIIGQAHRVLVSADITGHWAPRWDRFAAPLR
- a CDS encoding MarR family winged helix-turn-helix transcriptional regulator, with the translated sequence MARNTTPKQQKQTGADAVCPPLEIDQQLCFALYSTMLGMNKVYRELLKDLDLTYPQYLVMLVLWERDGLTVGEIAERVFLDSPTVTPLLKRLEAAGLVSRDRSPQDERQVLITLTTAGRALRKRSTHLPQCIVDASDSDLSELMELRDRLLVLRGRMARKAA
- a CDS encoding class I SAM-dependent methyltransferase, translating into MSAEPTALPPHPDDEPLAAPPGDGLGASQPAAPGPLGANAEREEAIERKGAPAPPADAQSPSDVWDRRYAAQPLSQDEAWLSGWQHRLPGVRRALDIGCGDGWETAALLELGVEVTGIDISAEALARCRQQSPRARHVLADVRTMPMLPDGGFDLAVAQLSLHYFDRDDTCRALCEIARVLAPGGRLIGCVNAEDDWHYGAPDDASSWALTVVDGVAKQFFTREKIEDVLAACFDIEHLDKRTLNRYGKPKSVWEFFCTKKPE
- a CDS encoding glutathione S-transferase N-terminal domain-containing protein, with translation MTDLSSFPITKKWPAQHPERLQLYSLPTPNGVKVSIALEELGLAYEPHLVSFQTDDQLTPEFLSLNPNNKIPAIIDPDGPGGEPLPLFESGAILVYLAEKTGKLIPQDPARRYETLQWVMFQMGGIGPMFGQVGFFHKFAGKDFEDKRPRDRYLNESKRLLGVLEQRLTGRGWIMGDEYTIADIAIWPWVNNLVGFYGAGDLVGFNEFKNVQRVLEAFLARDAVKRGLNIPARPAA
- a CDS encoding TonB-dependent receptor, whose product is MTHPPLRALALSLSLAYPLLHALPARADDTASSAAATTASTVEAPTAAGGTPLPTVQVQGARSRLDAARNGLSPDTGSTIYKFDRTDIARLPQGDDTPLNQVLLQTPGVVQDSYGGLHVRGDHANLQYRINGVVIPEAISGFGQTLETRFADSISLLTGALPAQYGYRTAGIVDITTKGVGDDDKPFAGSAGITLGTQRSRELDLSMHGTQGRLSYEFSGSFLGNDLGIENPTASRDALHDRTHQGKGFGLVSYLLDDDSRITAMAGVTDNRFQIPNSPGQSTAFTLANTPDKDSSTLDAHQRERNRFAVVSYQSVIGSSIDYQVSLFHRFTDVHYTPDQTGDLQYLGVAADILRRNEANGVQADASWRLDSAHTIRSGLFAQREHASTVNDALVFPADEDGNQTGTTPVSIADSGRLSGHLWGAYLQDEWKLDRTLTLNYGARYDEVDTVTKEHQLSPRIGLVWDAAPTVRLHAGYARYFTPPPTEKIDTTSVAAFAGTTNALPTDANTAVRSERSNYYDAGAAWQVTSKLTLGIDGYYRAVQHLQDEGQFGNALIYSAFNYAKGRIYGVDLSASYKEKSWSAYANLGTTHARAQQVETGQFNFEQDELDFIANHWVHLDHEQKLSASAGVNVRLDDGYAVGASALFGSGLRNGFANTTHLPSYTSVNADVSKKFDLGGGGPVEARLSVLNLFDKGYQLRDGSGIGVGAPQYGQRRTVYVSLTKEF
- a CDS encoding alpha/beta fold hydrolase, with translation MNAIATLARQSRRQLLVLSTLAVAITGAVATPAFAADAKSSPAPIVSAQPSGSYITTKDGVQLYYKDWGPKNGQPIVFSHGWPLNSDSWESQMIFLADQGYRVIAHDRRGHGRSSQPWDGNDMDHYADDLSTVIETLNLKNAVLVGFSTGGGEVARYIGRHGTSRVAKAVLISAVPPLMVKSEKNPGGLPIAVFDGIRKAQLDNRSQLYKDIPAGPFYGFNRPGAKVSQGLIDNWWFQGMQGGHKNTYDSIKAFSETDFTEDLKKFDKPTLIIHGDDDQIVPIDAAGRASAKLIKGSVLKVYAGAPHGLTDTHKDRVNADLLAFIRQ